Part of the Vigna unguiculata cultivar IT97K-499-35 chromosome 3, ASM411807v1, whole genome shotgun sequence genome, CAAAACAGCCCTCAACATAGTTCCTAAAGTCCTATTCACAACCTCAGTTTGCCCATCGGTTTAGGGGTGACTAGAGGTGGAAAAATGAAGCTTGGTTCCTAACCTAGACCAAAGTGTCTTCCAAAAttggctaaggaacttggtaTCCCTATCGGATACAATGGTACTAGGCAAACCATGGATTTTCACCACATTTCTAAAGAAGATTTTTGCTAGGTAACTTGCATCATATACCTTTTGACAAGGTATGAAATGACCCATCTTGCAAAACCTATCCACAACCACCAAAAAATAGAGTCAAATCCCTTTTGGGTCTTGGGTAGACCAAGGATGAAATCCATGTTAATGTCTTCCCATGAAGATGAAACAATGGGGAGGAGGTGTATAAACCATGAGGCATAGTCTTAGCCTTGGCTTGCAAGCATGAAATACACTTATGACAATGTCTTTGAACTTCCTTGCTCATGTGGGGCCAATAGAATTTTTCTTGAAGAATGCTTAGAGTTTTGTCAACTCCAAAATGGCCCATGAGACCTCCCTCATGTGACTCCTTGATGAGGAGCTTCCTATGGGAACCTTAAGGCACACACAACTTACTTTCTCTAAACAAATACCCCTTGGACACATAGTACCCCTCTCGAGCCCTCTTTCGACAACTAGCAAAAATGGAGGAAAAGAAATCATCTTGATCATACATCTCTCCCCTGTGATCAAAATCAAGAATTTGTGCTCCAAGTTTTGAAAAGAGGTTGTGCCTTCTAGAAAGAGCATCGACCACAACATTTGATTTTCCTTTCATATATTTGATCACATAAGGGTATTGTTCCAAATATTCCATCCACTTTGCATGTCTCTTGTTCAACTTGTGTTGCCCCCTCAAATACTTAaatgactcatggtcactatgaatgacaaactcctTGGAGACTAGATAGTGTTCTCAAGTTTGAAGAGACCTCACTAGAGCATACAACTCTTTATCATAGGTAGGGTAGTTAAGAGTGGCACCAttgagtttttcactgaaataagcaatggGGTGTCTCGCTTGTAACAAAACTCCTCATATCCTACCCCACCAGCATCACATTCTATCTCAAAAGTCATTGTAAAGTTTTGGAGAactagaatgggtgcattggtaAGCTTATCTTTGAGTTGCTTAAAAACCAACTCTTGTCTCTTTCCCCATTCAAATTTTACATCCTTTTTCACCAACTCATTGAGAGGTGAAGTTATACTTGAGAAGTTAAAGACAAATCTCCTATAAAAGGATGTTATACCATGAAAACTCTTAACTTCTACATTTTGGAGAGTTGGCCAATCTTGAATGGCTTGGAATTTGGTGGGATCAACATGCACACCATGCTTGTTCACTATGAAACCTAAAAAGATAACACTATATTCAAAAAATGTGCACTTCTCTTTGTTTTCAAAAGGGTGATTATCTCTTAAAGTGGAGAGAATAACCTTCAAATATCCTATATGCTCATGAAGACTCTTGTTATACACAAggat contains:
- the LOC114175216 gene encoding uncharacterized protein LOC114175216 → MPFGLTNAPNTFMRLMNHVLRDCIGKFVVVYFDDILVYNKSLHEHIGYLKVILSTLRDNHPFENKEKCTFFEYSVIFLGFIVNKHGVHVDPTKFQAIQDWPTLQNVEVKSFHGITSFYRRFVFNFSSITSPLNELVKKDVKFEWGKRQELVFKQLKDKLTNAPILVLQNFTMTFEIECDAGGVGYEEFCYKRDTPLLISVKNSMVPLLTTLPMIKSCML